The following proteins are encoded in a genomic region of Brachypodium distachyon strain Bd21 chromosome 1, Brachypodium_distachyon_v3.0, whole genome shotgun sequence:
- the LOC100838130 gene encoding ocs element-binding factor 1 has protein sequence MLSLQEAIDFDHLDVMTSGFGGFTPWGPDTCPTLEQLMASSSSSVAAEEEDEEELQRRQRRKLSNRLSARRSRARKQQRLDELRAEAAQLRAQKKELGARLHAAARHGLAARGQNARLRAEAAALARRLRDARRLLALQRLTRQLLVLRPPQPAQPAGNGAAGQAGPGAADFAAPAVAAPQGLLAAASLMT, from the coding sequence aTGCTGTCTCTGCAGGAGGCGATTGACTTTGACCACCTGGACGTCATGACGTCCGGGTTCGGGGGATTCACCCCGTGGGGGCCTGACACGTGCCCTACCCTGGAGCAGCTGATGGCGTCGTCGTCAAGCTCGGTCGCGgccgaggaagaggacgaggaggagctccagcggcggcagcggcggaagCTGTCGAACCGGCTGTCGGCGCGCCGGTCGAGGGCGCGGAAACAGCAGCGGCTCGACGAGCtgcgcgcggaggcggcgcagcTCCGCGCACAGAAGAAGGAGCTCGGCGCGCGGCTGCACgccgcggcgcggcacgggctcGCCGCGCGCGGCCAGAACGCGCGCCTGCGTGCCGAGgcagcggcgctcgcgcgCAGGCTCCGCGACGCGCGCCGGCTCCTCGCGCTGCAGCGGCTCACGCGGCAGCTGCTCGTcctgcggccgccgcagccggctCAGCCCGCGGGCAACGGCGCTGCTGGACAAGCCGGACCGGGAGCCGCGGACTTTGCGGcaccggcggtggcagcaCCCCAGGGTCTTCTGGCCGCGGCGTCGCTGATGACCTAG
- the LOC100844406 gene encoding protein PHLOEM PROTEIN 2-LIKE A10, with protein sequence MDGLVAFSRRRRRRWLLFAALGTASAFGAYKIYHHPAVAARRRRLVRLAAAVAAFLDAAASSADAAALVASDLADFVRSDSDELPRSVTQLAKLAAAPEVSATVSTLSQAVAAGILRGVGSTTGPGSGDKVALSDRLVDKLFSESGERLASAVAGSFARHLITTLYSAPSPPGETSSPGKWVNVVATGKGQRAISNWVEVFVGTAVGVFIDKTIHINTYEQLFEGLTNPNHDAKIKELLVSVCNGAVETLVKTSHHVMSNANGKLDDDGNRNSNCRGNSGVREGWVETVSSTLAVPSNRKFVLDVTGRVTFETVRSFLEFVMWKVHDGARKSGDTVLDSGLRTMRYMSDKSMLVATICITLCLHVLNGTRFLVTA encoded by the coding sequence ATGGATGGCCTCGTTGccttctcccgccgccgccgccgccgctggctcCTCTTCGCCGCGTTGGGGACGGCATCGGCCTTCGGGGCGTACAAGATCTACCACCACCCGGCtgtcgccgcgcgccgccgccgcctcgtccgcCTCGCTGCGGCCGTCGCTGCCTTCctagacgccgccgcctcttccgCCGATGCCGCGGCTCTGGTGGCCTCCGACCTCGCCGATTTCGTCCGCTCCGACTCCGACGAGCTCCCCCGCAGCGTCACGCAGCTCGcgaagctcgccgccgcccccgaggTCTCCGCCACCGTGTCCACGCTATCACAGGCGGTCGCGGCAGGGATACTGCGCGGCGTCGGCTCCACCACCGGGCCCGGCTCTGGCGACAAAGTAGCCCTCTCCGATCGCCTCGTTGACAAGCTCTTCTCCGAATCTGGGGAGCGCCTGGCGTCCGCCGTGGCTGGGAGCTTTGCCCGCCATCTCATAACCACCTTATACTCCGCCCCGTCACCTCCTGGGGAGACTTCCTCGCCGGGCAAGTGGGTCAACGTGGTTGCAACAGGCAAGGGCCAGAGGGCCATTAGCAATTGGGTTGAGGTCTTTGTTGGCACCGCAGTGGGGGTTTTCATTGACAAGACCATACACATCAATACATATGAGCAGCTCTTCGAAGGGCTCACAAATCCAAACCACGACGCCAAGATCAAGGAATTGCTTGTTTCGGTATGCAACGGGGCAGTGGAAACTCTGGTGAAGACTTCTCACCACGTTATGTCCAATGCCAATGGTAAATTGGATGATGATGGTAATCGCAATAGCAATTGCCGTGGTAATAGTGGAGTTAGGGAAGGATGGGTGGAGACAGTCTCGAGCACATTGGCAGTTCCGAGCAACAGGAAGTTTGTGCTTGATGTTACTGGGAGGGTGACATTTGAGACAGTGAGGTCTTTTCTTGAGTTTGTAATGTGGAAGGTACATGATGGTGCGAGGAAGAGTGGGGACACCGTGTTAGACAGCGGACTTCGCACCATGAGGTATATGAGTGACAAGTCCATGCTTGTCGCTACAATCTGCATAACCTTGTGCTTACATGTGTTAAATGGAACGCGATTCTTGGTTACGGCTTGA